In Onychostoma macrolepis isolate SWU-2019 chromosome 14, ASM1243209v1, whole genome shotgun sequence, a single window of DNA contains:
- the drd5a gene encoding D(1) dopamine receptor, with protein MRNRTEPRDTLARALTGCLLCALILWTLLGNALVCAAVLRFRHLRAKVTHVFIASLAVSDLLVAVLVMPWKAAAEVAGFWPFGAFCDIWVAFDIMCSTASILNLCVISVDRYWAISSPFRYERKMTPRVAFVMIGAAWTLSVLISFIPVQLDWHKADAGAAEPNASEADSCDSSLSREYAISSSLISFYIPVAIMIVTYTRIYRIAQVQIRRIASLERAAEHAQSRRSDRSLHRSLKTSFQRETKVLKTLSVIMGVFVCCWLPFFVLNCVVPFCRREPCVSDTTFDVFVWFGWSNSSLNPVIYAFNAEFRRGFSSLLRCRGRCRTPVETANVSNELVSYNRDAASACVNIIPNVVDETFDRIAQLSRVSDDDDDEEEEEDDLDGAFTPNGIR; from the coding sequence ATGCGCAACCGAACCGAGCCGCGGGACACGCTGGCGCGCGCGCTGACCGGCTGCCTGCTGTGCGCGCTGATCCTCTGGACGCTGCTCGGAAACGCTCTGGTGTGTGCCGCCGTGCTGCGCTTCCGCCACCTGCGCGCCAAAGTCACGCACGTCTTCATCGCGTCGCTGGCCGTGTCGGACCTGCTGGTGGCCGTGCTCGTGATGCCGTGGAAGGCGGCGGCGGAGGTGGCCGGCTTCTGGCCGTTCGGCGCGTTCTGCGACATCTGGGTGGCGTTTGACATCATGTGCTCCACCGCGTCCATCCTGAACCTGTGCGTCATCAGCGTGGACCGCTACTGGGCCATCAGCAGCCCGTTTCGCTACGAGCGCAAGATGACGCCGCGCGTCGCCTTCGTGATGATCGGCGCGGCTTGGACGCTGTCCGTGCTCATCTCGTTCATCCCGGTGCAGCTGGACTGGCACAAAGCCGACGCGGGCGCCGCGGAGCCCAACGCGTCCGAGGCGGACAGCTGCGACTCGAGCCTGAGCCGCGAGTACGCCATCTCCTCGTCCCTCATCAGCTTCTACATTCCCGTGGCCATCATGATCGTCACCTACACGCGCATCTACCGGATCGCGCAGGTCCAGATCCGAAGGATCGCGTCGCTGGAGCGCGCGGCGGAGCACGCGCAGAGCCGCCGTTCCGACCGGAGCCTCCACCGGAGCCTCAAGACCTCGTTCCAGCGCGAGACCAAAGTCCTGAAGACTCTGTCCGTGATCATGGGCGTGTTCGTGTGCTGCTGGCTGCCGTTCTTCGTGCTCAACTGCGTGGTTCCGTTCTGCCGCCGCGAGCCGTGCGTCAGCGACACCACCTTCGACGTGTTCGTGTGGTTCGGCTGGAGCAACTCGTCGCTCAACCCCGTCATCTACGCCTTCAACGCCGAGTTCCGCAGGGGCTTCTCCAGCCTGCTGCGCTGCCGCGGCCGCTGCCGGACTCCGGTGGAGACGGCGAACGTCAGCAACGAGCTCGTGTCCTACAACCGGGACGCGGCGAGCGCGTGCGTCAACATCATCCCGAACGTGGTGGACGAGACGTTCGACCGGATCGCGCAGCTGTCGCGGGTCAGCGACGACGACGACgacgaggaggaggaggaggacgaCCTGGACGGCGCGTTCACGCCGAACGGCATCCGCTGA